One genomic segment of Streptomyces sp. NBC_00239 includes these proteins:
- a CDS encoding DUF6299 family protein, producing the protein MRFPVLAAAALASAAAFSPVAAADSFTGDISVQKEAHISPDGTLTLSGTYRCTEPSPSRTVFVSSSLVQDGKRLGFGGTEARCDGQVHEWRSSGPVDGLMRLGFHDGPAAVDARLMTLESEGGLPSPRPLAGREEPVLLVDDRT; encoded by the coding sequence ATGCGCTTTCCCGTATTGGCCGCCGCAGCACTGGCCTCGGCCGCCGCATTCAGCCCCGTAGCAGCCGCCGACTCCTTCACCGGAGATATTTCCGTACAGAAGGAAGCCCACATCTCGCCGGACGGAACCCTCACTCTTTCCGGCACCTACCGGTGCACCGAGCCGTCACCCTCTCGGACGGTTTTCGTCTCCAGCAGCCTGGTCCAGGACGGGAAGCGGCTCGGCTTCGGCGGCACCGAGGCCCGCTGCGACGGGCAGGTGCACGAGTGGCGGAGCAGCGGGCCGGTGGACGGTCTGATGCGCCTCGGCTTCCACGACGGCCCGGCGGCCGTCGACGCGCGCCTGATGACCTTGGAGTCCGAGGGCGGCCTCCCCTCGCCGCGCCCGCTCGCCGGCCGCGAGGAGCCGGTCCTGCTCGTGGACGACCGCACCTGA
- a CDS encoding DUF5949 family protein: MTSTHTETAATRGARLGTLSVLAWIGDPEEDHDVPYLLAYSLGDGEGGPAAGEAAVRELLDEIKLPIGDEVLDGTGAAGFPITVLVEGEQVALTMPGVNAKCTAPPEWTAAANECGQVYFLFATRPWAEAKPGQPVTADMLQAFAGNEANLTSSAHVVLPVTKLRV; the protein is encoded by the coding sequence ATGACATCGACTCACACCGAAACCGCCGCCACCCGCGGCGCCCGGCTGGGCACCCTTTCCGTTCTCGCGTGGATCGGCGACCCCGAAGAAGACCACGACGTCCCGTATCTGCTCGCGTATTCGCTCGGCGACGGCGAAGGCGGGCCGGCGGCCGGCGAGGCCGCGGTCCGTGAGCTCCTCGACGAGATCAAGCTGCCCATCGGCGACGAGGTGCTCGACGGCACCGGAGCCGCCGGCTTCCCGATCACGGTGCTCGTCGAGGGCGAGCAGGTGGCGCTGACGATGCCCGGCGTGAACGCCAAGTGCACCGCCCCGCCGGAGTGGACCGCGGCGGCCAACGAGTGCGGTCAGGTCTACTTCCTGTTCGCCACCCGCCCCTGGGCCGAGGCGAAGCCGGGACAGCCGGTGACCGCCGACATGCTCCAGGCCTTCGCCGGCAACGAGGCCAACCTGACCAGCAGCGCGCACGTCGTGCTGCCGGTGACCAAGCTGCGGGTCTGA
- a CDS encoding cytochrome P450: MTIPSQGPAQDPDVGPGVGSAAGPPVGPDREKRKAGADRTGADRSGADPTGADLAGAGLADPAFWQAPPAVRLAAFARLRALDSPVYVPEGRGRGHWALVRHADVQEASRLPKVFASAPGVTTPEPARWVRALFGDSMVNLDGPDHAQLRRIVQRAFTPRLLAETERDIDAVAARIVDDMLAARPDEFVTAVSSRLPLEVICNMMGIPERFRAEIADRVNHASENIGVERGITARLRMPGRGLRALARMQRMVAGIGRDRRRHPTGDLISALVCANVDGQALGARQLGAFFSLLMVAGVETTRNAITHGLALLTDHPDQRDLLVSDFEAYADGAVDEMVRHSTPIIQFRRTVVGEHALGGRTFLPGEKVVLYYASANRDEEVFGPDPDAFDITRSPNPHLGFGGGGPHFCLGAHLARQEMKALFRELLTRPRDLRAVGLPDLAGSNFDNRVRSLKFTFTQ; encoded by the coding sequence ATGACCATCCCGTCGCAGGGCCCGGCACAGGACCCGGATGTCGGCCCGGGAGTCGGCTCGGCAGCCGGCCCGCCAGTCGGCCCGGATCGAGAGAAGCGGAAGGCCGGGGCCGACCGCACCGGGGCCGACCGCTCCGGTGCCGACCCCACCGGTGCCGACCTCGCCGGCGCCGGACTCGCCGACCCCGCCTTCTGGCAGGCGCCGCCCGCCGTGCGCCTTGCCGCCTTCGCCCGGCTGCGCGCCCTCGACTCCCCCGTGTACGTGCCCGAGGGGCGGGGCCGCGGCCACTGGGCACTGGTCCGGCACGCCGACGTCCAGGAGGCCAGCCGGCTGCCCAAGGTGTTCGCGAGCGCCCCGGGCGTGACCACCCCGGAGCCCGCCCGCTGGGTCCGCGCCCTGTTCGGCGACTCGATGGTGAACCTGGACGGCCCCGACCACGCCCAGCTGCGCCGGATCGTGCAGCGCGCCTTCACCCCGCGGCTGCTCGCCGAGACCGAGCGGGACATCGACGCGGTGGCCGCCCGGATCGTCGACGACATGCTGGCCGCCCGGCCCGACGAGTTCGTCACCGCCGTCTCCTCGCGGCTGCCGCTGGAGGTCATCTGCAACATGATGGGGATCCCGGAGCGGTTCCGCGCGGAGATCGCCGACCGCGTCAACCACGCCTCCGAGAACATCGGGGTCGAGCGCGGCATCACCGCCCGGCTGCGGATGCCCGGCCGCGGACTGCGCGCGCTGGCCCGCATGCAGCGGATGGTGGCGGGCATCGGCCGCGACCGCCGCCGCCATCCCACCGGCGACCTGATCTCGGCCCTGGTCTGCGCGAACGTCGACGGGCAGGCCCTGGGCGCCCGCCAGTTGGGCGCGTTCTTCTCACTGCTGATGGTCGCGGGCGTCGAGACCACCCGCAACGCGATCACCCACGGGCTGGCCCTGCTCACCGACCACCCGGACCAACGCGACCTGCTGGTATCCGACTTCGAGGCGTACGCGGACGGCGCGGTCGACGAGATGGTCCGCCACTCGACGCCGATCATCCAGTTCCGCCGCACGGTGGTAGGCGAACACGCCCTGGGCGGGCGGACGTTCCTGCCGGGCGAGAAGGTCGTCCTGTACTACGCGTCCGCCAACCGCGACGAGGAGGTGTTCGGGCCCGACCCGGACGCGTTCGACATCACCCGCAGCCCCAACCCGCACCTGGGCTTCGGCGGCGGCGGTCCGCACTTCTGCCTGGGCGCCCACCTGGCCCGCCAGGAGATGAAGGCGCTCTTCCGGGAGCTGCTCACCCGCCCCCGGGACCTGCGCGCGGTCGGCCTGCCCGACCTGGCGGGCTCCAACTTCGACAACCGGGTCCGCTCGCTGAAGTTCACGTTCACCCAGTGA
- a CDS encoding low temperature requirement protein A has product MAYQPMTARSRHESHRAATPLELFFDLCFVVAVAQAGRQLVHAIAEGHPGSGITGYLFVFFGVWWAWMNFTWFASAYDVDDVPYRIAALIQIAGVLVYSAGIPRAFNDNDWGVAVLGYLIMRIALTAQWLRAAHGESGPARGCALKYAAGLLICQAGWVALLAVPEDSRRWLFPVLVVAELMVPVVAERGHQTPWHAHHIAERYGLFTIIVLGESIAAATVAVQSALDEHEALDQLLPIAAGGLLLVFAAWWIYFAVPAHERLSSNREAIPWGYGHFVILGSAAAIGAGIEVAVEHAIGKAHVSTVTANASVTVPAALYLLTVWLLHSRHFKRGRAQQAVLPVSAVAVLACTYTGTYAVLWTGLVAALTVAAGVTLVQRSATPTTT; this is encoded by the coding sequence ATGGCGTACCAACCGATGACCGCCCGCAGCCGCCACGAGTCGCACCGCGCGGCGACCCCGCTGGAGCTCTTCTTCGACCTCTGCTTCGTCGTCGCCGTGGCCCAGGCCGGCCGGCAGCTGGTGCACGCGATCGCCGAGGGGCATCCCGGGTCGGGCATCACCGGCTACCTCTTCGTCTTCTTCGGCGTGTGGTGGGCCTGGATGAACTTCACCTGGTTCGCGTCCGCCTACGACGTGGACGACGTGCCGTACAGGATCGCGGCCCTGATCCAGATCGCCGGTGTCCTCGTCTACTCGGCCGGGATCCCCCGGGCCTTCAACGACAACGACTGGGGCGTGGCCGTCCTCGGCTACCTGATCATGCGGATCGCGCTGACCGCGCAGTGGCTGCGGGCCGCGCACGGCGAGAGCGGGCCCGCCCGGGGCTGCGCCCTGAAGTACGCGGCCGGACTGCTGATCTGCCAGGCGGGGTGGGTGGCCCTGCTGGCCGTCCCGGAGGACTCCCGGCGGTGGCTGTTCCCGGTGCTCGTGGTCGCCGAGCTGATGGTGCCGGTGGTGGCGGAGCGCGGGCACCAGACGCCCTGGCACGCACACCACATCGCCGAGCGGTACGGGCTGTTCACCATCATCGTGCTCGGCGAGTCCATCGCCGCGGCCACCGTCGCCGTCCAGTCCGCCCTCGATGAGCACGAGGCGCTGGACCAGCTCCTGCCGATCGCGGCCGGTGGGCTGCTCCTGGTCTTCGCCGCCTGGTGGATCTACTTCGCGGTGCCCGCGCACGAGCGGCTGAGCAGTAACCGCGAAGCCATCCCGTGGGGGTACGGGCATTTCGTGATCCTCGGCTCGGCCGCCGCCATCGGGGCGGGCATCGAGGTGGCGGTGGAGCACGCGATCGGCAAGGCGCACGTCTCCACCGTCACGGCGAACGCGTCCGTGACCGTGCCCGCGGCGCTGTACCTGCTGACGGTCTGGCTGCTGCACTCCCGCCACTTCAAGCGGGGCCGGGCCCAGCAGGCCGTCCTGCCGGTGTCCGCGGTGGCCGTGCTGGCCTGTACGTACACCGGTACGTACGCGGTGCTGTGGACGGGTCTGGTCGCCGCGCTCACCGTCGCCGCGGGCGTGACCCTCGTACAACGGTCCGCCACCCCCACCACCACCTGA
- a CDS encoding NarK family nitrate/nitrite MFS transporter, translating to MSSASPASPTATPARDTRPPAPDPAQYRPGRTITDWTPQDPVFWRTTGKKVATRNLWIAVPALLVAFVVWQVWSITATNLKDVGFGFSQSQLFWLTAVPGITGGTARIFYTFLGPMIGQRRFTAMSTVVLIVPLIWLGFAVQDPQTSYGTLIAIAALCGIGGANFSSSLANIGFFYPKQEKGNATGINGGLGNLGVSVVQLLTPILITTSVLAVGAGQKRADGSEIHLQNAAFVWVPVLVVLALVAWFGQNDLKVAATPFRQQKIIFKRKHNWLMTWLYVGTFGSFIGFAAALPLLIKTTFPDYSVATYAWMGPALGALARWAGGWIADKLGGARVTILSFVGMAASIIGVITFLPQGSSAGDFTGFFLCFLAAFFFSGIGNGSTFRQIPVIFRAQHLRGLPEGTPQYAAALKQAEIESGAVTGFTAAIAAYGFFFIPAMFANFAVTSAMWGFVGFYASCVVVTWWFYARKGAEAPS from the coding sequence ATGAGTTCCGCCTCGCCCGCCTCGCCCACGGCCACGCCCGCCCGCGACACCCGTCCGCCGGCACCCGATCCGGCGCAGTACCGGCCGGGGCGGACCATCACCGACTGGACGCCGCAGGACCCGGTCTTCTGGCGGACCACCGGCAAGAAGGTCGCCACGCGCAACCTGTGGATCGCGGTGCCGGCGCTGCTCGTGGCTTTCGTGGTCTGGCAGGTGTGGAGCATCACGGCCACCAATCTGAAGGACGTCGGCTTCGGCTTCAGTCAGTCGCAGCTGTTCTGGCTCACCGCCGTACCGGGCATCACCGGCGGTACCGCCCGGATCTTCTACACCTTCCTCGGCCCGATGATCGGGCAGCGGCGCTTCACGGCGATGTCGACGGTCGTGCTGATCGTGCCGCTGATCTGGCTCGGCTTCGCCGTCCAGGACCCGCAGACCTCCTACGGGACGCTGATCGCGATCGCCGCGCTCTGCGGCATCGGCGGAGCCAACTTCTCCTCCTCGCTCGCTAACATCGGCTTCTTCTATCCGAAGCAGGAGAAGGGCAACGCGACCGGTATCAACGGCGGCCTGGGCAATCTGGGCGTGTCCGTGGTCCAGCTGCTGACCCCCATCCTGATCACCACCTCGGTGCTGGCCGTCGGCGCGGGCCAGAAGAGGGCCGACGGCTCGGAGATCCACCTCCAGAACGCGGCCTTCGTGTGGGTGCCGGTCCTGGTGGTGCTGGCGCTGGTGGCCTGGTTCGGCCAGAACGATCTGAAGGTCGCCGCCACCCCCTTCCGCCAACAGAAGATCATCTTCAAGCGGAAGCACAACTGGCTGATGACCTGGCTGTATGTCGGCACCTTCGGCTCCTTCATCGGCTTCGCTGCGGCTCTCCCCCTGCTCATCAAGACCACGTTCCCGGACTATTCGGTTGCCACGTATGCCTGGATGGGTCCCGCGCTGGGTGCGCTGGCTCGCTGGGCGGGCGGCTGGATCGCCGACAAGCTGGGCGGCGCCCGGGTGACGATCCTGTCCTTCGTCGGCATGGCGGCCTCGATCATCGGCGTCATCACCTTCCTGCCGCAGGGCTCGTCCGCGGGTGACTTCACCGGCTTCTTCCTCTGCTTCCTGGCCGCGTTCTTCTTCTCCGGCATCGGCAACGGCTCGACGTTCCGGCAGATCCCCGTGATCTTCCGCGCCCAGCACCTGAGGGGCCTCCCCGAGGGCACCCCGCAGTACGCGGCCGCCCTGAAGCAGGCCGAGATCGAGTCGGGCGCCGTCACCGGTTTCACCGCGGCGATCGCGGCGTACGGCTTCTTCTTCATACCGGCGATGTTCGCCAACTTCGCGGTGACGAGCGCGATGTGGGGCTTCGTCGGCTTCTATGCCAGCTGCGTGGTCGTGACCTGGTGGTTCTACGCCCGCAAAGGTGCCGAAGCACCCAGCTAG
- the pflB gene encoding formate C-acetyltransferase, with the protein MTATRAEATVNGEAWNGFKGGLWRDAVDVRDFIQQNYTPYEGDDSFLTGPTERTTAVWKAITDKFPQEREKGVHDIAHDIPSTITAHAPGYIDRDRELIVGLQTDAPLKRAIMPYGGWRMVAGALETYGYPVSAELEKVFTEYRKTHNDGVFDAYTPEIRAARKAGVVTGLPDAYGRGRIIGDYRRVALYGVDRLIAVKKEEKAGLDTLPADGRTLEETIRLREELSEQMRALGELKAMAASYGHDISGPARTGREAVQWLYFAYLAAVKEQNGAAMSLGRTSTFIDVYLQRDIDAGLLTEEQAQELVDDFIIKLRIVRFLRTPDYDELFSGDPTWVTESIAGMGEDGRPLVTRTSFRYLQTLYNLGPAPEPNMTVFWSPRLPRGFKEFCARVSIDTSSVQYESDELMRPRFGDDTAIACCVSAMPVGKQMQYFGARVNVAKTLLYAVNGGRDEKSGVQVGPATGAVTADVLDYDEVMAKFDEQLEWLAGTYVHALNVIHYMHDKYAYERIEMALHDRDVRRTMACGIAGLSVAADSLAAIKYAEVTAHRDETGLVTDYTVDGDYPAFGNNDDRVDSIAVRIVEEFMKKVRKHPTYRGAEHTQSVLTITSNVVYGKKTGNTPDGRRAGEPFSPGANPMNGRDTHGYVTSALSVAKLPYEDAEDGISLTSTVTPDGLGRTPEERIANLAGVLDGYMAGDGFHMNVNVLSRDVLKDAMEHPENHPQLTIRVSGYAVNFVRLTRDQQLDVLNRTFHGSL; encoded by the coding sequence ATGACGGCCACACGCGCGGAGGCAACGGTGAACGGCGAGGCCTGGAACGGCTTCAAGGGCGGGCTGTGGCGCGACGCAGTCGACGTCCGCGACTTCATCCAGCAGAACTACACGCCGTACGAGGGTGACGACTCGTTCCTCACCGGCCCCACCGAGCGCACCACCGCCGTGTGGAAGGCCATCACGGACAAGTTCCCGCAGGAGCGCGAGAAGGGCGTCCACGACATCGCCCACGACATCCCGTCGACCATCACCGCGCACGCCCCCGGCTACATCGACCGCGACAGGGAGCTGATCGTCGGCCTCCAGACGGACGCCCCTCTCAAGCGCGCGATCATGCCGTACGGCGGCTGGCGTATGGTCGCCGGCGCCCTGGAGACCTACGGCTACCCGGTCTCCGCCGAGCTGGAGAAGGTTTTCACCGAATACCGCAAGACCCACAACGACGGCGTCTTCGACGCGTACACCCCCGAGATCCGCGCCGCCCGCAAGGCCGGCGTCGTCACCGGCCTGCCCGACGCGTACGGCCGCGGCCGCATCATCGGCGACTACCGCCGCGTGGCCCTCTACGGCGTCGACCGCCTCATCGCCGTCAAGAAGGAGGAGAAGGCCGGGCTCGACACCCTCCCGGCCGACGGCCGCACGCTGGAAGAAACCATCCGCCTGCGGGAGGAGCTCTCCGAGCAGATGCGCGCCCTGGGCGAACTCAAGGCCATGGCCGCCTCCTACGGCCACGACATCTCCGGCCCGGCGCGCACCGGCCGCGAGGCCGTCCAGTGGCTGTACTTCGCGTACCTGGCCGCCGTGAAGGAGCAGAACGGCGCCGCCATGTCGCTGGGCCGCACCTCCACCTTCATCGACGTCTACCTCCAGCGCGACATCGACGCCGGCCTCCTCACCGAGGAGCAGGCCCAGGAGCTCGTCGACGACTTCATCATCAAGCTGCGCATCGTCCGCTTCCTGCGCACCCCCGACTACGACGAACTCTTCTCCGGCGACCCGACCTGGGTCACCGAGTCCATCGCCGGCATGGGCGAGGACGGCCGCCCGCTCGTCACCCGGACCTCCTTCCGCTACCTCCAGACGCTGTACAACCTGGGACCGGCCCCCGAGCCGAACATGACGGTCTTCTGGTCACCGCGGCTGCCCCGGGGCTTCAAGGAGTTCTGCGCCCGGGTCTCGATCGACACCTCCTCGGTGCAGTACGAGTCCGACGAGCTGATGCGCCCGCGCTTCGGCGACGACACGGCGATCGCCTGCTGCGTCTCGGCGATGCCCGTCGGAAAGCAGATGCAGTACTTCGGCGCCCGCGTGAACGTCGCCAAGACCCTCCTCTACGCGGTCAACGGCGGCCGGGACGAAAAGTCCGGCGTCCAGGTCGGCCCCGCCACCGGAGCCGTCACCGCCGACGTCCTCGACTACGACGAGGTCATGGCGAAGTTCGACGAGCAGCTGGAATGGCTCGCCGGCACCTACGTGCACGCCCTGAACGTCATCCACTACATGCACGACAAGTACGCGTACGAGCGCATCGAGATGGCGCTCCACGACCGCGACGTGCGCCGCACCATGGCCTGCGGCATCGCCGGCCTGTCCGTCGCCGCCGATTCCCTCGCCGCCATCAAGTACGCCGAGGTCACCGCACACCGCGACGAGACCGGCCTGGTCACGGACTACACCGTGGACGGCGACTACCCGGCCTTCGGGAACAACGACGACCGGGTCGACTCCATCGCCGTCCGGATCGTCGAGGAGTTCATGAAGAAGGTGCGCAAGCACCCCACCTACCGGGGCGCCGAGCACACCCAGTCGGTGCTGACGATCACCTCCAACGTCGTCTACGGCAAGAAGACCGGCAACACCCCCGACGGCCGCCGGGCCGGCGAGCCCTTCTCCCCGGGCGCCAACCCGATGAACGGCCGCGACACCCACGGCTACGTCACTTCGGCCCTGTCGGTCGCCAAGCTGCCCTACGAGGACGCCGAGGACGGCATCTCGCTGACCAGCACCGTCACCCCCGACGGCCTGGGCCGCACCCCCGAGGAGCGGATCGCCAACCTGGCGGGCGTCCTCGACGGCTACATGGCCGGCGACGGCTTCCACATGAACGTCAACGTCCTGAGCCGCGACGTCCTCAAGGACGCCATGGAACACCCGGAGAACCACCCGCAGCTGACCATCCGCGTCAGCGGCTACGCGGTCAACTTCGTCCGGCTCACCCGCGACCAGCAGCTCGACGTCCTCAACCGCACCTTCCACGGCTCCCTCTAG
- the pflA gene encoding pyruvate formate-lyase-activating protein: protein MTALLGTSIPVGPRPVRSGGADRPAPAGAAACRTPAAAATHRPSEGSVHSWDLSTGVDGPGTRFVTFLSGCPLTCLYCHNPDTWRMRGGKRTSADDVITEAAKYTRFIAAAGGGATVSGGEPLLQPVFAGELLHRMKHELGLHTALDTSGFLGARATDALLRDVDLVLLDIKSWDRETYRKVTGRPLRPTLDFARRLAALGKEVHLRFVLVPGLTDAPDNVEGVARFAGSLGNVSRVDVLPFHTLGESKWEALDMKFSLHGTPSPTPQQIETAKAAFAAEGLRAV from the coding sequence GTGACAGCCCTCCTCGGTACGAGCATCCCCGTCGGCCCCCGCCCCGTCCGCTCCGGCGGGGCGGACCGCCCCGCCCCCGCGGGCGCCGCCGCCTGCCGGACCCCCGCCGCGGCCGCCACCCACCGGCCCAGCGAGGGCTCGGTGCACTCCTGGGACCTGTCGACCGGCGTCGACGGCCCCGGCACCCGCTTCGTCACCTTCCTCTCCGGCTGCCCGCTGACCTGCCTCTACTGCCACAACCCCGACACCTGGCGGATGCGGGGCGGCAAGCGCACCTCGGCCGACGACGTCATCACCGAAGCCGCCAAGTACACGCGGTTCATCGCCGCCGCAGGTGGCGGCGCCACCGTCTCCGGCGGCGAACCGCTGCTCCAGCCCGTCTTCGCGGGCGAACTCCTGCACCGCATGAAGCACGAACTGGGACTGCACACCGCCCTCGACACCTCCGGCTTCCTCGGAGCCCGCGCCACCGACGCCCTGCTGCGCGACGTCGACCTCGTACTCCTCGACATCAAGTCCTGGGACCGCGAGACCTACCGGAAGGTCACCGGGCGGCCGCTCCGGCCCACCCTCGACTTCGCCCGCCGGCTCGCGGCCCTCGGCAAGGAGGTCCACCTGCGCTTCGTGCTGGTGCCCGGCCTGACCGACGCCCCGGACAACGTCGAGGGCGTGGCCCGCTTCGCCGGTTCGCTCGGCAACGTCTCCCGCGTCGACGTCCTCCCGTTCCACACGCTGGGGGAGAGCAAGTGGGAGGCCCTGGACATGAAGTTCTCCCTGCACGGCACGCCGTCCCCGACCCCGCAGCAGATCGAGACCGCCAAGGCGGCCTTCGCGGCGGAGGGGCTGCGGGCGGTTTGA
- a CDS encoding MFS transporter translates to MSEPSEAVAAAQPPAAPQPPPAGRSVTARATLAGVVVSLLLVLAIVLGSRLLRDFDSALLPYAVATVFLAFGVAYRYTVWVSSPGARRLFKKGFGSLFSAANFRKAPTALPKMTATYLGFQKFLGARSHARWAAHQMIFWGCILAALITFPLTWGWFTFTSGSGSGPGYEMRVWGFKVLGFDSLNILGWLMFHGLDVAAVLVIPGASYFLWRRMKDRGAITGQRFAYDLLPLIMLIVISVTGLLLTFSSIFLHGGGYEFLAILHMVSVVFTLIYIPFGKFFHIVQRPAAVGMQLFKYTARQDEQVFTCKRCGEPVDTAPYVENLRGTMRDLKLDFDGWVEYCPRCKRVLRGTAYLTHVKKGFN, encoded by the coding sequence GTGTCCGAGCCCTCAGAAGCAGTCGCCGCTGCGCAGCCTCCCGCGGCCCCCCAGCCACCGCCGGCCGGGCGTTCCGTCACCGCACGGGCCACCCTGGCCGGCGTCGTCGTCTCCCTCCTGCTCGTGCTCGCCATCGTGCTCGGCAGCCGGCTCCTGCGGGACTTCGACTCGGCGCTGCTGCCGTACGCCGTCGCCACGGTCTTCCTGGCCTTCGGCGTCGCGTACCGCTACACCGTGTGGGTGTCCTCCCCGGGCGCGCGCAGGCTCTTCAAGAAGGGCTTCGGCAGCCTCTTCTCGGCGGCGAACTTCCGCAAGGCCCCAACCGCCCTGCCGAAGATGACCGCCACCTACCTCGGTTTCCAGAAGTTCCTCGGCGCCCGCTCGCACGCCCGCTGGGCCGCCCACCAGATGATCTTCTGGGGCTGCATCCTGGCCGCGCTGATCACCTTCCCGCTCACCTGGGGCTGGTTCACCTTCACCTCGGGCAGCGGTTCCGGACCCGGCTACGAGATGCGCGTCTGGGGCTTCAAGGTCCTCGGCTTCGACTCCCTGAACATCCTCGGCTGGTTGATGTTCCACGGCCTCGACGTCGCCGCGGTGCTGGTCATCCCCGGGGCCTCGTACTTCCTTTGGCGGCGCATGAAGGACCGGGGCGCCATCACCGGGCAGCGCTTCGCGTACGACCTGCTCCCGCTGATCATGCTGATCGTCATCTCCGTGACGGGCCTCCTCCTCACCTTCTCGTCGATCTTCCTGCACGGCGGCGGCTACGAGTTCCTGGCGATCCTGCACATGGTCTCGGTGGTCTTCACGCTCATCTACATCCCGTTCGGGAAGTTCTTCCACATCGTCCAGCGGCCCGCCGCGGTCGGCATGCAGCTCTTCAAGTACACGGCCCGCCAGGACGAACAGGTCTTCACCTGCAAGCGCTGCGGCGAGCCCGTCGACACCGCCCCGTACGTGGAGAACCTGCGCGGCACCATGCGCGACCTGAAGCTCGACTTCGACGGCTGGGTCGAATACTGCCCGCGCTGCAAGCGGGTACTGCGCGGCACCGCCTACCTCACCCACGTCAAGAAGGGCTTCAATTGA